DNA sequence from the Phoenix dactylifera cultivar Barhee BC4 chromosome 13, palm_55x_up_171113_PBpolish2nd_filt_p, whole genome shotgun sequence genome:
TGAATGATATTTTTCCGGGGAGCCAAAGGGCTTCCAAGTGGCACCAGATCTGACGTCCACAATACTCATCAAAATTATCTCAACCATCCATTTTCCCTGACACAACTcttctcatcatcatctccttcCCCACGGCACACCAGAGCAGAGCACACTTCGGCCTCTCCAACCGTCGCCAAAAACCTCACCATCCCACTGATCCTGGTAAGACCGCAGCATATGAAATAATTCGATAAGAGTAGTTTTCTATTCactataataattatattaccgaACGTATGCATATTAAAGAAGCTTTTGTCTGATTTCCAGCATTTAATATAGTTTTGTCAAGCTCAAAGTTCTAGTTTGAGCTCTCCATGAATCCCTCCAGTCCTCCCAATTCAATATAAATTGAGTCTCCCTTGTCTATGTTTAATATGtgttttttgtgttttttttttgtgttttttcttttcaaaggtGGGAGTGGAAGGAGAGCAAACCCAATGAAGGAGAGAAGAAGCTTATTGAGTGGTGATTGAACCAAAGTTGGATGCCAAGTTTTCTTATTGAATTGGACTAGTTTAGGCACCAAGACCCACTCCCAATTTGAACACCATAGGCCCAACAAAATCCATCTCTCTTTAGTATGTCTACTTCTCACACCATTCTATCATGGACACTCCTACCACCAATTCCTCCATTGCAGCAGCCCAACCAATTAAGCTACCGATTCAGAAGGGTTGTTCCGGTCAATCGTTGCACATCAGACTCCAAAGAAGCTGCAATCGGCAACGGCGATACCGATCTAAGAGTAGGGTCGCCGATCATCGTCGTGGAGGCTCCGCCGATGTTGAAGACCGCCAGCCCGATACCTACGTTGAGAGCCAACTCCGGATTAGTCAAGGCAGGTGATGTGGGAAGGTAGCATGACTCATCTCTCACAAATTTTTCTGTCAATGTTATTGCAATCATATATAACTAAAGCAACATCATTCTTGAACtattagaaaatttttgaatagtAGTAATTCTATTATTCTCGTCGAGTCATTTGCCGAGATGATTCTCCTAACTATTATCTTATAGCTAAAGAAGTTGAGCATTGTTGAATTATTATaggttttattatttttttcatgaattATCCATGGCATATCTAAGTAATGTTTATAGATGGTGGTATTTGTCCATAAATTGTTATTTTGGCTTCTTCTATGATTTTTTTAGATGAACTTATATGAATAATAACATCAATTAGTTTATGTGcctattcttcctctctctttttttttaattttgttatcCTAACTTTTGACACCTCTTACCATGTTATTATCTGAACCTCCTATTATGTCCAATCgcaaatctcccataagcaaaTGCACCTATTGTTGCATGATTGATTTTAAGTTTTATCATGATTCAGGATCTTTTCAAGTTATTGCTTGTAAATGGATGGCCAACTCAATACATAATTATCTTAGCATATTATAATCAATGCAGAATTGTAGCAAGGAAGCCTAAAGATGTATGGGCAGTTCGCTTAGCAATTGGTACCTATCTTATAGATGGCAAGCATTTCAAACCCTTGGACATCCAAGAATGAGGTCTTAGGATCAAGAGATGCGGTATCATGTATG
Encoded proteins:
- the LOC103714673 gene encoding uncharacterized protein LOC103714673; translated protein: MSTSHTILSWTLLPPIPPLQQPNQLSYRFRRVVPVNRCTSDSKEAAIGNGDTDLRVGSPIIVVEAPPMLKTASPIPTLRANSGLVKAGDVGRIVARKPKDVWAVRLAIGTYLIDGKHFKPLDIQE